A genomic segment from Tissierella sp. encodes:
- a CDS encoding S41 family peptidase, translating into MRKIILIIALSLFLVACNSTNLEQSVIESSEEEIISDYIFYKVEDKVANDNEFNAGSKIDELNLTDDNIENLKIIGKIWGFLKYYHPYVAKGEYNWDYELFRVLPMILEVEKPEERDSILLSWIASLGEYEAGNFPLKNESEIKKDVDFKWIEDFNLSQELVSQLTHIKNARRRLNNKYVNINSQNLVPIFSNEKSYAIMRYPDTGYRLLSLYRYWNIIEYYYPYKYLIEEDWNNVLEEFIPKFIKASDELDYQLVSLELITRINDSNAGIEDSKALENHLGVNYPPIKVTFVEGNLIVTGYYDKELGEESGLKLGDIISKISNKTVEEIVVEMEPYIPASNYPSKLSKISKDILRTNEDSLSIEFIRDDENYLLELACYKQGSINSKKSDYIGYSDSYYKDIDSDIGYMNIGLFRSQNEGEFIYRTYNKKGIIVDLRSYSLASYNEILGSYFLEESTEYANFTKTSLEDPGVFSFQDVNERIRVTSRTHYQGKLVLIINEETQGQFELATMLFKTSPNTIVIGSNSAGSNGEISSLYLPGYIRTQIPGLGVYYLDGGEIQRIGIEPDIVIHPTIEAIKEGRDELLEKAIEIIHQGE; encoded by the coding sequence ATGAGAAAAATAATATTAATAATTGCTTTAAGTCTTTTCTTAGTAGCTTGTAATTCTACAAATCTAGAGCAAAGCGTGATTGAATCATCAGAAGAGGAAATTATAAGTGATTATATTTTCTATAAGGTTGAAGATAAAGTTGCAAATGATAATGAATTTAATGCTGGGTCAAAAATAGATGAATTAAATCTTACAGACGATAATATAGAAAATCTAAAGATTATAGGTAAGATTTGGGGTTTTTTGAAGTACTATCATCCTTATGTGGCTAAGGGAGAATATAACTGGGATTATGAATTGTTTAGGGTATTGCCTATGATTCTAGAAGTGGAAAAGCCAGAAGAGAGAGATAGTATATTATTATCTTGGATAGCTAGCCTAGGAGAATATGAAGCTGGTAATTTCCCATTAAAAAATGAGTCAGAAATAAAAAAAGATGTAGATTTTAAATGGATTGAGGATTTTAATCTAAGTCAAGAATTAGTATCACAGCTTACGCATATAAAGAATGCTAGAAGGAGATTAAATAACAAATATGTCAATATAAATAGTCAGAATCTAGTTCCAATTTTTTCAAATGAAAAATCCTATGCAATTATGAGATATCCAGATACTGGATACCGTCTATTATCCTTGTATCGATATTGGAATATAATTGAATACTACTATCCTTATAAGTATTTGATAGAAGAGGACTGGAACAATGTATTAGAAGAATTCATACCTAAGTTCATAAAGGCTTCAGACGAATTAGACTATCAACTTGTTTCTTTAGAGTTAATTACTAGAATAAATGATTCAAATGCTGGGATAGAAGATAGTAAGGCATTGGAAAATCATTTGGGAGTAAATTACCCACCTATAAAAGTTACTTTTGTAGAAGGTAACTTAATAGTAACAGGTTATTATGACAAAGAACTGGGTGAAGAGTCTGGACTTAAACTTGGAGATATAATAAGTAAAATAAGTAACAAGACTGTAGAAGAAATAGTTGTTGAAATGGAGCCCTATATTCCTGCATCAAATTATCCTAGTAAACTTTCAAAAATATCAAAAGATATTTTAAGAACTAATGAGGACTCTTTAAGTATTGAATTTATTCGTGATGATGAAAATTATCTACTGGAATTGGCTTGTTATAAACAGGGAAGTATAAATAGTAAAAAATCTGACTATATTGGATATTCAGATTCCTATTATAAAGATATAGATTCTGATATTGGATACATGAACATTGGCTTGTTTAGAAGTCAAAATGAAGGAGAGTTTATATATAGAACATATAATAAAAAGGGAATAATAGTTGACTTAAGATCTTATTCTTTGGCCTCATATAATGAGATCTTAGGTAGTTATTTCTTGGAAGAAAGCACAGAATATGCTAACTTTACGAAAACTAGCCTTGAAGACCCTGGTGTCTTCAGTTTCCAAGATGTTAATGAAAGAATAAGAGTTACTAGTAGAACTCATTATCAAGGGAAGCTTGTTCTAATTATTAATGAAGAAACTCAAGGTCAATTTGAACTTGCTACTATGCTTTTTAAAACATCTCCTAATACAATAGTAATTGGTAGCAATTCAGCCGGTTCAAATGGTGAGATAAGTAGTCTATATCTTCCAGGGTATATCAGAACGCAAATACCTGGCCTTGGAGTATATTATCTTGACGGTGGTGAAATACAGAGAATAGGTATAGAGCCTGATATAGTCATACATCCAACCATTGAAGCTATAAAAGAAGGTAGAGATGAATTGCTTGAAAAGGCTATCGAGATCATTCATCAGGGGGAATAA